One genomic window of Medicago truncatula cultivar Jemalong A17 chromosome 1, MtrunA17r5.0-ANR, whole genome shotgun sequence includes the following:
- the LOC11433888 gene encoding sugar transport protein 10 — translation MGAGAFVETSGIKHYEGRVTPYVLMTCFVAAMGGLLFGYDLGITGGVTSMDEFLIKFFPRVYKKMKDETHNTSQYCKFDDEILTLFTSSLYLAALIASFFASAITRMMGRKTSMFLGGLFFLIGAILNGLAANVEMLIIGRLLLGFGVGFCNQSVPVYLSEMAPAKIRGALNIGFQMMITIGILAANLINYGTSKHKNGWRVSLGLGAVPAILLCLGSLFLGETPNSLIERGNHEKAKAMLKRIRGTENVDEEYQDLVDASEEASRVEHPWKNITQPEYRPQLTFVSFIPFFQQLTGINVIMFYAPVLFKILGFGDDASLMSSVISGGVNVVATLVSVFTVDKFGRRFLFLEGGLQMFICQVIIGILIALKFGVTGQGSFTKGEADLLLFFICAYVAAFAWSWGPLGWLVPSEICALEVRPAGQAINVAVNMFFTFMIAQVFLTMLCHLKFGLFFFFAGFVAIMTIFIAVLLPETKNVPIEEMNRVWKSHWFWTKYVPDHVVGGGNNKKVDP, via the exons ATGGGAGCTGGAGCTTTCGTTGAGACGAGTGGAATAAAACATTATGAGGGAAGAGTGACTCCATATGTGTTAATGACATGTTTTGTAGCTGCAATGGGAGGTCTTCTTTTCGGTTATGATCTTGGTATTACTGGAGGGGTGACTTCTATGGATGAATTCTTGATCAAATTCTTTCCACGGGTGTATAAGAAAATGAAGGATGAAACACATAATACAAGTCAATATTGCAAGTTTGATGATGAAATTTTAACACTATTCACATCTTCCCTATACCTTGCAGCATTGATAGCTTCTTTCTTTGCTTCCGCAATCACAAGAATGATGGGACGCAAGACCTCAATGTTTCTTGGTGGCTTATTTTTCCTTATTGGTGCAATACTAAATGGATTAGCAGCTAATGTTGAAATGCTAATAATTGGTCGTTTACTTCTAGGATTTGGTGTGGGATTTTGCAATCAG TCGGTACCGGTCTATTTGTCTGAAATGGCTCCAGCAAAAATTAGAGGAGCACTTAACATTGGCTTCCAAATGATGATTACAATTGGTATTCTTGCCGCAAATCTGATCAATTATGGCACGTCCAAGCATAAAAATGGATGGAGAGTCTCTTTAGGTCTTGGAGCAGTGCCAGCAATTCTTTTGTGCCTAGGATCCCTTTTTTTAGGTGAAACACCAAATTCCTTGATTGAAAGAGGCAACCATGAAAAGGCAAAGGCAATGTTGAAAAGGATCCGCGGAACTgaaaatgttgatgaagaaTATCAAGATCTTGTTGATGCTAGTGAAGAAGCTAGTAGGGTGGAACATCCATGGAAGAACATTACTCAACCAGAATATAGGCCTCAACTTACTTTCGTCAGTTTCATTCCATTCTTCCAACAACTTACCGGCATTAATGTTATCATGTTTTACGCTCCCGTCCTTTTTAAGATCTTAGGCTTTGGTGATGATGCTTCCCTCATGTCTTCGGTTATTAGTGGTGGTGTCAATGTTGTTGCTACACTTGTTTCTGTATTCACAGTAGACAAATTCGGAAGAAGATTTTTATTTCTTGAGGGTGGCTTACAAATGTTTATTTGTCAG GTTATTATTGGAATCTTAATTGCATTAAAGTTTGGAGTGACCGGACAAGGATCATTTACCAAAGGCGAAGCCGACCTTCTCTTGTTCTTTATTTGTGCATATGTTGCGGCATTTGCATGGTCTTGGGGACCATTGGGTTGGTTAGTGCCTAGTGAAATATGCGCTCTAGAGGTTCGACCAGCAGGTCAAGCTATAAATGTTGCGGTGAACATGTTCTTCACATTTATGATTGCTCAAGTCTTCCTAACCATGCTTTGTCACTTGAAGTTTggccttttctttttctttgctgGTTTTGTGGCAATCATGACCATTTTCATTGCTGTCCTTTTACCTGAGACCAAAAATGTTCCAATTGAAGAAATGAACAGGGTGTGGAAGTCGCATTGGTTTTGGACAAAGTATGTACCTGATCACGTTGTTGGTGGTGGTAATAACAAAAAGGTTGATCCTTGA
- the LOC11420651 gene encoding sugar transport protein 10 gives MGAGAFVETSGIKHYEGRVTPYVLMTCFVAAMGGLLFGYDLGITGGVTSMDEFLIKFFPRVYKKMKDETHNTSQYCKFDDEILTLFTSSLYLAALIASFFASAITRMMGRKTSMFLGGLFFLIGAILNGLAANVEMLIIGRLLLGFGVGFCNQSVPVYLSEMAPAKIRGALNIGFQMMITIGILAANLINYGTSKHKNGWRVSLGLGAVPAILLCLGSLFLGETPNSLIERGNHEKAKAMLKRIRGTENVDEEYQDLVDASEEASRVEHPWKNITQPEYRPQLTFVSFIPFFQQLTGINVIMFYAPVLFKILGFGDDASLMSSVISGGVNVVATLVSVFTVDKFGRRFLFLEGGLQMFICQVIIGILIALKFGVTGQGSFTKGEADLLLFFICAYVAAFAWSWGPLGWLVPSEVCALEVRPAGQAINVAVNMFFTFMIAQVFLTMLCHLKFGLFFFFAGFVAIMTIFIAVLLPETKNVPIEEMNRVWKSHWFWTKYVSDHVVGGGNNKKVDP, from the exons ATGGGAGCTGGAGCTTTCGTTGAGACGAGTGGAATAAAACATTATGAGGGAAGAGTGACTCCATATGTGTTAATGACATGTTTTGTAGCTGCAATGGGAGGTCTTCTTTTCGGTTATGATCTTGGTATTACTGGAGGGGTGACTTCTATGGATGAATTCTTGATCAAATTCTTTCCACGGGTGTATAAGAAAATGAAGGATGAAACACATAATACAAGTCAATATTGCAAGTTTGATGATGAAATTTTAACACTATTCACATCTTCCCTATACCTTGCAGCATTGATAGCTTCTTTCTTTGCTTCCGCAATCACAAGAATGATGGGACGCAAGACCTCAATGTTTCTTGGTGGCTTATTTTTCCTTATTGGTGCAATACTAAATGGATTAGCAGCTAATGTTGAAATGCTAATAATTGGTCGTTTACTTCTAGGATTTGGTGTGGGATTTTGCAATCAG TCGGTACCGGTCTATTTGTCTGAAATGGCTCCAGCAAAAATTAGAGGAGCACTTAACATTGGCTTCCAAATGATGATTACAATTGGTATTCTTGCCGCAAATCTGATCAATTATGGCACGTCCAAGCATAAAAATGGATGGAGAGTCTCTTTAGGTCTTGGAGCAGTGCCAGCAATTCTTTTGTGCCTAGGATCCCTTTTTTTAGGTGAAACACCAAATTCCTTGATTGAAAGAGGCAACCATGAAAAGGCAAAGGCAATGTTGAAAAGGATCCGCGGAACTgaaaatgttgatgaagaaTATCAAGATCTTGTTGATGCTAGTGAAGAAGCTAGTAGGGTGGAACATCCATGGAAGAACATTACTCAACCAGAATATAGGCCTCAACTTACTTTCGTCAGTTTCATTCCATTCTTCCAACAACTTACCGGCATTAATGTTATCATGTTTTACGCTCCCGTCCTTTTTAAGATCTTAGGCTTTGGTGATGATGCTTCCCTCATGTCTTCGGTTATTAGTGGTGGTGTCAATGTTGTTGCTACACTTGTTTCTGTATTCACAGTAGACAAATTCGGAAGAAGATTTTTATTTCTTGAGGGTGGCTTACAAATGTTTATTTGTCAG GTTATTATTGGAATCTTAATTGCATTAAAGTTTGGAGTGACCGGACAAGGATCATTTACCAAAGGCGAAGCCGACCTTCTCTTGTTCTTTATTTGTGCATATGTTGCGGCATTTGCATGGTCTTGGGGACCATTGGGTTGGTTAGTGCCTAGTGAAGTATGCGCTCTAGAGGTTCGACCAGCAGGTCAAGCTATAAATGTTGCGGTGAACATGTTCTTCACATTTATGATTGCTCAAGTCTTCCTAACCATGCTTTGTCACTTGAAGTTTggccttttctttttctttgctgGTTTTGTGGCAATCATGACCATTTTCATTGCTGTCCTTTTACCTGAGACTAAAAATGTTCCAATTGAAGAAATGAACAGGGTGTGGAAGTCGCATTGGTTTTGGACAAAGTATGTTTCTGATCACGTTGTTGGTGGTGGCAATAACAAAAAGGTTGATCCTTGA
- the LOC11423615 gene encoding transcription factor TCP7 codes for MSNHKETTTITTTTDLVEPTSQNAITVKKPPSKDRHSKVDGRGRRIRMPIICAARVFQLTRELGHKSDGQTIEWLLRQAEPSIIAATGTGTTPASFSSLSEHKPFLQPSPFILGKRLRDDDGDAVSVAAPTAPPGLWRPDFAQLWSFAAAAQTPPEGFSVSQHNSLFHHQQQQQQQQHQQQQQQHHHQQHHQQQQGSMGEASAARLGNYLPGHLNLLASLSGGNGNSGRGDDEDR; via the coding sequence ATGTCTAACCACAAGGAAACAACAACTATCACCACAACAACCGATCTAGTAGAACCCACTTCTCAAAACGCTATAACAGTAAAAAAACCGCCGTCAAAAGACCGTCACAGTAAAGTAGACGGACGAGGAAGACGCATAAGAATGCCTATAATTTGCGCCGCACGTGTTTTCCAGTTAACACGTGAGCTTGGTCATAAATCCGACGGTCAAACTATTGAATGGCTTCTCCGTCAAGCTGAACCGTCGATCATCGCCGCCACCGGTACCGGAACTACTCCTGCTTCTTTCTCTTCGCTTTCTGAGCATAAACCTTTTCTTCAACCTTCTCCTTTTATTCTTGGTAAACGTTTacgtgatgatgatggtgatgctGTTTCGGTTGCCGCACCTACTGCTCCGCCGGGGTTGTGGCGGCCGGATTTTGCTCAGCTTTGGAGCTTTGCTGCGGCTGCTCAAACTCCGCCGGAAGGTTTTTCTGTTTCTCAGCATAATTCATTGTTTCATcatcaacagcaacaacaacaacaacagcaccAGCAACAGCAACAACAGCACCACCACCAGCAGCATCACCAGCAGCAACAAGGCTCTATGGGTGAAGCTTCCGCGGCGAGGTTAGGGAATTATCTTCCTGGTCATCTGAATTTGTTGGCTTCATTGTCTGGTGGGAATGGAAATTCTGGTCGTGGAGATGATGAAGATCGTTGA
- the LOC11418861 gene encoding peroxidase 5 — MSSLYLSKNKETKLNQNRSVQCLENFNYFRTNNAPSKGSTNFLAYKYNYFNTSSLHQHTTMDSIPYMHQMVSSLVLIILSISSLASASLQVGFYSYSCPSAEAIVRSAIDKAVSLNPGIGAGLIRMHFHDCFVRGCDASVLLASTPGNPIAEKDNFINNPSLHGFEVIDEAKAQLEVVCPQTVSCADILTFATRDSILKLSGGTINYDVPSGRRDGRVSISDEVPKNIPSPFLNADQLIANFAQKGLSIDEMVTLSGAHSIGVSHCSSFSNRLYSFSDTISQDPSMDPSFAESLKTKCPPPPSNTNPIVMLDVATPNRLDNLYYEGLINHRGLLTSDQTLLSSQSTQESVLSNANYGSNWATKFAQAMVHMGSIDVLSGYDGEIRKHCSFVN; from the exons ATGTCATCACTCtatttatccaaaaataaagaaaccaagtTGAACCAAAATAGAAGTGTTCAATGCTTAGAAAACTTCAACTATTTCAGGACCAATAATGCACCTTCAAAAGGAAGCACAAATTTCCTAGCCTATAAATACAATTACTTCAACACAAGTTCTcttcaccaacatacaacaatgGATAGTATACCATACATGCATCAAATGGTTTCTAGCTTGGTTTTGATAATTCTATCTATTTCTTCATTGGCTTCAGCATCTCTGCAGGTGGGTTTCTATAGCTACTCATGTCCATCTGCTGAGGCAATAGTGAGAAGTGCAATTGACAAAGCTGTTTCACTCAATCCTGGTATAGGTGCTGGATTGATTAGAATGCATTTTCATGATTGCTTTGTGAGG GGTTGTGATGCTTCTGTGTTACTAGCATCAACACCAGGAAATCCAATAGCTGAGAAAGACAACTTTATCAACAATCCAAGTCTACATGGATTTGAGGTAATTGATGAGGCCAAGGCTCAATTAGAAGTCGTATGTCCGCAAACAGTATCGTGTGCGGACATTCTTACATTTGCTACACGAGACAGTATTCTCAAACTTAGTGGTGGCACTATAAATTACGATGTACCTTCAGGACGGAGGGATGGCCGTGTCTCAATCAGCGACGAAGTGCCAAAAAATATACCTTCACCTTTCCTCAATGCTGACCAACTTATAGCAAATTTTGCACAAAAAGGTTTGTCAATTGATGAAATGGTTACACTCTCAGGAGCACATTCAATTGGTGTATCACATTGTTCTTCTTTCTCTAATCGTTTATATTCATTTAGTGATACAATTTCTCAAGATCCTTCTATGGACCCTTCATTTGCTGAATCTTTGAAAACAAAGTGTCCACCACCACCAAGTAACACTAATCCAATAGTGATGCTTGATGTTGCTACTCCTAATCGTTTGGACAATTTGTATTATGAGGGATTGATTAACCATCGTGGATTGTTGACTTCAGATCAAACCTTGTTGAGTAGTCAATCTACACAAGAAAGTGTGCTAAGTAATGCTAATTATGGTTCAAATTGGGCTACTAAGTTTGCACAAGCAATGGTGCATATGGGTTCTATTGATGTGTTAAGTGGCTATGATGGTGAGATTAGGAAACACTGCAGCTTTGTCAATTAG